Proteins encoded together in one Desulfurellaceae bacterium window:
- a CDS encoding type II toxin-antitoxin system Phd/YefM family antitoxin, protein MAIQTTYSQARANLAKLCDQVLDNQEVAIITRRGSEPVALIAASELTGLLETAYLLRSPKNAQRLITALKRAVAGTVQPQSVQDLRQELGLG, encoded by the coding sequence ATGGCAATTCAGACGACTTACAGTCAGGCGCGGGCAAATTTGGCCAAGCTGTGCGATCAAGTGCTGGACAATCAGGAAGTCGCAATCATTACCCGTCGGGGCTCTGAGCCAGTTGCTCTGATCGCGGCATCCGAACTCACAGGTTTGCTCGAAACCGCCTATCTGCTTCGTTCACCCAAAAACGCCCAACGTCTCATCACCGCTCTCAAACGAGCCGTAGCAGGAACGGTTCAACCCCAATCGGTCCAAGACCTCCGACAAGAGCTGGGCCTTGGCTGA
- a CDS encoding Txe/YoeB family addiction module toxin — protein sequence MAEKKRAAVFHPEFRQDLRHWVETDRKTALRAFTLIEAVLRDPFSGIGKPEPLKYLGSGAWSRRLSQEHRLVYRVSAERIDFLQARYHYWVSAEYVRTPHAASGRCPLRRQGCRSSRPSPRPDCRQRPWDRATARAGCRPAAGWPGSGAGGSSDRRSPGFCCRGRGSAPRRAARPWPAVAAGRRRPQTCCRSHRSGSPAQGRPRSPTGCRLRPPPHCTAVTGRWQGAKTARRQRPAAPSRCQPRPPRCCRLPHGPTHRAGRVYGSRS from the coding sequence TTGGCTGAGAAAAAGCGGGCGGCCGTCTTTCATCCAGAGTTCAGGCAGGATCTCCGTCACTGGGTAGAAACTGATCGAAAGACAGCGCTCCGCGCGTTCACTCTTATCGAAGCCGTTTTACGCGACCCATTCTCCGGTATCGGGAAACCAGAGCCTCTGAAATATCTGGGCTCAGGGGCCTGGTCTCGCCGACTGAGCCAAGAGCATCGGCTCGTATATCGGGTGAGCGCGGAACGTATCGATTTCCTCCAGGCCCGGTATCATTATTGGGTCAGCGCTGAGTACGTCAGGACTCCTCACGCAGCATCAGGACGCTGCCCTCTGCGTCGCCAGGGATGTAGATCGTCCCGGCCGAGTCCACGGCCAGACTGCCGCCAAAGGCCATGGGACCGCGCGACAGCCCGGGCGGGTTGCCGACCGGCAGCTGGCTGGCCAGGGTCTGGCGCTGGCGGGTCGTCAGATCGACGCTCTCCAGGGTTTTGCTGCCGTGGTCGAGGATCAGCGCCGCGCCGCGCCGCACGGCCATGGCCAGCGGTTGCTGCAGGCCGTCGGCGACCGCAGACGTGTTGCCGCTCGCATCGATCCGGCTCACCCGCCCAAGGCCGACCTCGCTCACCAACAGGCTGCCGTCTTCGGCCACCACCACACTGCACGGCTGTGACAGGCCGCTGGCAAGGGGCGAAGACTGCCCGTCGGCAGCGACCCGCAGCACCGAGCCGGTGCCAGCCTCGGCCACCACGATGCTGCCGCCTGCCTCACGGGCCAACCCATAGGGCTGGTCGAGTTTACGGATCGCGTAGCTGA